Proteins co-encoded in one bacterium genomic window:
- the murJ gene encoding murein biosynthesis integral membrane protein MurJ, with protein MTDRRKAAGIVGLAVMGSRILGLVREVVIAGMFNAGKCLDSFLAAFQIPNLLRDLFAEGALSTAFTTVFTKTLHKEGERPAWHLASLLFSALIVLMGVICILGIIASPLLVQITNFGFHQVPGKFELTVRLTRILFPFIMLVSLASVVMGILNARFIFGLPASASTVFNLVSVISSVLFAYLFDPQADWRHPVFTERALYGVTLGVLLGGLAQLGMQLPSLFKLGFRFKWELNLSDPRLRQVWALAWPSMIAGAAVQVNVLVNGMFASEIDGARSWLNCAFRMMQFPIGIFGVAIATVTLPAVARLHARGEMAEAGKTIEEALRLALFLTLPAAMGLAVLAPEIIQVIYQHGHFSAASTASTASALRAYAIGLAAYAAIKVLTPCFYALDRRRTPLNVSLVGIGLCIILNFILVKRFHLGHVGLAATTGCIAILNFAQLAVYLRRDVHFGTVRAWSRFVGLVGGATVVCGLTAWLLKHWLAGFGTSFPLMVLALFVEIAAAGLVYFGLTLAFRITETHYMVGLMRRKLRGRV; from the coding sequence ATGACTGATCGCCGAAAAGCTGCCGGTATTGTCGGCCTTGCCGTGATGGGCTCCCGTATTCTGGGACTCGTCCGCGAGGTCGTGATTGCCGGAATGTTCAATGCCGGGAAATGCCTGGACTCTTTCCTCGCCGCCTTCCAGATCCCCAATTTGCTGCGCGACTTGTTCGCTGAGGGCGCGTTATCCACCGCCTTCACCACGGTGTTTACCAAGACGCTGCATAAAGAAGGCGAGCGGCCTGCGTGGCATCTGGCCAGCCTGCTCTTCAGCGCCTTGATTGTGCTGATGGGGGTGATTTGCATTCTGGGCATCATCGCCAGCCCGTTGCTGGTGCAGATCACCAACTTCGGATTTCATCAGGTGCCTGGTAAGTTTGAGTTGACCGTCCGGCTGACGCGGATCCTGTTTCCTTTCATCATGCTGGTGTCTCTGGCCTCGGTAGTTATGGGGATCCTGAATGCCCGGTTTATTTTCGGGCTTCCGGCCTCGGCGTCCACCGTGTTTAACCTGGTGTCCGTCATCAGCAGTGTCCTGTTCGCCTACCTGTTCGACCCCCAGGCGGACTGGCGGCATCCCGTCTTCACGGAACGTGCGCTCTATGGGGTGACTCTGGGCGTGCTCTTGGGCGGGTTGGCTCAGTTGGGGATGCAGTTGCCATCCTTGTTTAAACTGGGCTTCCGGTTCAAGTGGGAATTGAATCTGAGCGACCCGCGGCTGAGGCAAGTCTGGGCCCTGGCCTGGCCGAGTATGATTGCGGGCGCGGCCGTCCAGGTGAATGTGCTGGTGAACGGGATGTTTGCCTCGGAGATTGATGGTGCGCGCTCCTGGCTGAATTGCGCCTTTCGCATGATGCAGTTTCCCATTGGCATCTTTGGTGTGGCGATTGCCACGGTGACCTTGCCAGCGGTGGCCCGGTTGCATGCCAGGGGCGAGATGGCGGAGGCGGGCAAAACGATTGAGGAAGCGCTCCGGCTGGCGCTGTTCCTGACACTTCCCGCGGCGATGGGGCTGGCGGTGCTGGCGCCGGAAATCATCCAGGTGATCTATCAGCATGGACATTTCTCCGCCGCCTCGACGGCCTCGACCGCGTCGGCCTTGCGGGCCTATGCGATCGGCCTGGCCGCCTATGCCGCCATCAAGGTGCTGACCCCCTGTTTCTACGCGCTGGATCGCCGCCGGACCCCGCTGAATGTCAGTCTGGTGGGGATTGGCCTCTGTATCATCCTGAACTTTATTCTGGTGAAGCGCTTCCATCTGGGACATGTGGGCCTGGCCGCCACCACCGGATGCATTGCGATCCTGAATTTTGCGCAATTGGCCGTTTACCTGCGGCGGGATGTGCATTTCGGAACCGTTCGCGCCTGGTCCCGGTTTGTAGGGCTGGTCGGGGGCGCCACCGTGGTGTGTGGGCTGACGGCCTGGCTACTCAAGCATTGGCTGGCCGGCTTCGGCACCAGTTTCCCCCTCATGGTCCTGGCCCTGTTTGTTGAAATCGCGGCGGCCGGTTTGGTATACTT